DNA from Chitinophaga pendula:
CGCATTGCTGCTACCCTCATCGTAATAGCAGCAGCAGCCACCATCTGGCATACCTTCTTCTATCATCCCATGATCGACATTACCACCGCCGCTCATGAAAAAAAGAATATTACCCTCCCCGACGGATCACAGGTATCGCTCAATCAAAATAGCCATATTCGCTATGCCAGCAACTTCAATGGCAACGAAAGAGCAATACAACTGGAAGGAGAAGCCTTCTTCAACGTATCCCAACAGGTAGATAAACCCTTCATCGTAAACGCCGGCAATACCCGCACCCAAGTACTGGGCACGTCCTTCCATATCCGGGATGATAAAGCAGGCAATGTAGCCGTATCAGTAGTAACAGGAAAAGTAGCCTTCTCCGCTACCGGCAACGAAAGGAAACTGGTACTCACCCAGGGCAATCAAGGTATCGCCACCCCCGATAAACCAGTCCAGGAAAGTAAGATCACAGATCCCAACTTCATGGCATGGAAAGAAAATAAACTCATCTTCCGTGATACCCCACTTTCCGTGGTCATCAAAAACTTGGAAGAATACTTCAATATCGACATAGAAGTGATGAACGATACATTACTGTCTTACACTTATACTGGTACCTTCGACCACCCCAAACTGGAAGAAGTACTGGAAGTAGTAAGCGAGTCCACGGACCTTAACTGGAAAAAAATCCAGGATAAATATGTATTAAGCAAACAAGTACAGTAA
Protein-coding regions in this window:
- a CDS encoding FecR family protein, which gives rise to MPQYNDHIETLIVRSFDNSLTPEDQAHLQAWLHKDIANQQYYNLIKKTWAIAGQADNDFIPDTARNWERFRQQIMPAKVSFIHKYRNAIRIAATLIVIAAAATIWHTFFYHPMIDITTAAHEKKNITLPDGSQVSLNQNSHIRYASNFNGNERAIQLEGEAFFNVSQQVDKPFIVNAGNTRTQVLGTSFHIRDDKAGNVAVSVVTGKVAFSATGNERKLVLTQGNQGIATPDKPVQESKITDPNFMAWKENKLIFRDTPLSVVIKNLEEYFNIDIEVMNDTLLSYTYTGTFDHPKLEEVLEVVSESTDLNWKKIQDKYVLSKQVQ